One part of the Thermococcus litoralis DSM 5473 genome encodes these proteins:
- a CDS encoding HAD family hydrolase, whose product MEIPNYGRITARTVIFDLNGTLGLEGKVREEVKELLRKLGEKYEIVVLSSDTFGTLEDEFKGMKVKIEKVKDGNEKLQKALKYEPYIGVGNGNNDVRMLENAELAICVIGEEGASVEALLASDIVVKDVKDAINLLLNEKRLIATLRG is encoded by the coding sequence ATGGAGATTCCAAACTATGGAAGGATAACCGCACGAACAGTTATATTTGACTTAAATGGAACACTAGGCCTTGAAGGAAAAGTAAGGGAAGAGGTAAAGGAGCTTTTAAGGAAACTTGGCGAAAAATACGAGATCGTTGTTCTAAGCTCCGATACATTTGGGACTCTGGAAGACGAGTTTAAGGGCATGAAGGTTAAAATAGAAAAGGTCAAAGATGGCAACGAAAAGCTCCAGAAAGCATTAAAATATGAACCCTACATTGGAGTTGGCAACGGCAATAACGACGTCAGAATGCTTGAGAATGCCGAGCTTGCCATATGCGTAATAGGGGAAGAAGGAGCCAGTGTCGAGGCATTGCTGGCAAGTGATATAGTGGTTAAGGATGTTAAAGATGCTATTAATCTGCTGCTAAATGAGAAAAGGTTAATAGCAACGCTTAGGGGTTGA
- a CDS encoding antitoxin AF2212-like protein: MPNIVDAIYENGVFKPVKKVKAPKKVKLVIIDELEKDIEEVFGIIREKIDLKKLRKEWDRDVSSGY, from the coding sequence ATGCCGAACATTGTTGATGCCATATATGAAAATGGAGTATTTAAGCCAGTGAAGAAGGTAAAAGCTCCAAAGAAAGTCAAGCTAGTCATAATAGATGAACTCGAAAAAGACATTGAAGAAGTATTTGGGATTATACGTGAGAAAATAGATCTCAAAAAGCTTAGAAAAGAGTGGGATCGAGATGTATCTAGTGGATACTGA
- a CDS encoding type II toxin-antitoxin system VapC family toxin — protein MLVIDAAIFIQGVDVEGVTSPKVLEEIKDPESKVFIESLISAGKVKVLVPSRGSIEAVKKKALESGELGELSEADIEILALAYELKGEIFTDDYNLQNIATLLGLKFRTLKRGIKKVIKWRYVCIGCGRKFKTQLPKNICPDCGSKVRLLPKKKRKKRQRS, from the coding sequence ATGCTTGTTATAGACGCTGCAATATTCATTCAAGGGGTTGATGTTGAAGGTGTTACAAGCCCAAAGGTGCTTGAAGAGATTAAAGACCCGGAATCCAAGGTATTCATTGAAAGCTTGATTAGTGCGGGAAAGGTTAAGGTTCTCGTCCCCTCAAGGGGGAGCATAGAGGCTGTTAAGAAGAAAGCTTTAGAGAGTGGGGAGCTTGGAGAGTTAAGCGAAGCAGATATTGAAATCTTGGCCTTAGCTTATGAACTCAAGGGAGAGATTTTTACCGATGACTACAACCTTCAAAACATTGCAACACTTCTCGGCTTAAAGTTTAGAACGCTGAAGCGTGGAATAAAAAAGGTCATAAAATGGCGCTACGTCTGCATTGGGTGTGGGAGAAAGTTCAAAACTCAACTGCCAAAAAACATATGTCCCGACTGCGGGAGTAAGGTTAGATTACTCCCAAAAAAGAAGAGAAAGAAGCGTCAGCGCTCATAG
- a CDS encoding 6-carboxytetrahydropterin synthase encodes MFKIVERKIGWHKDFDSSHFLALPYESKCLRIHGHTYNVDVEIWGELNENGMIFDFNHLSNLIKLLDHKILISEYWVTDKRDGYVVVEKNGKHLELPENEVVILNKPNVTAEYIAEWFAERIAEKAGENVKKIKVRIWEDPRSYAEITLSV; translated from the coding sequence ATGTTCAAAATAGTTGAGAGAAAAATCGGATGGCACAAAGACTTTGACAGCTCCCATTTCTTGGCTTTGCCTTATGAGAGCAAATGCCTTAGAATTCACGGGCATACTTATAATGTTGACGTGGAGATATGGGGAGAGCTAAACGAAAACGGCATGATATTCGACTTTAACCATTTGAGCAATCTTATAAAGCTCCTCGATCATAAAATACTCATCAGTGAATACTGGGTAACTGACAAGAGGGATGGATACGTTGTTGTGGAAAAAAACGGCAAACATTTGGAGCTTCCTGAAAATGAAGTTGTAATCCTCAACAAGCCAAACGTGACAGCCGAGTATATTGCGGAGTGGTTTGCCGAGAGGATAGCGGAAAAAGCGGGGGAGAACGTGAAGAAGATAAAGGTGAGGATTTGGGAGGATCCGAGGAGTTATGCCGAAATTACATTGAGTGTTTAA
- the nikR gene encoding nickel-responsive transcriptional regulator NikR: MRIIRFGVSMPEDLLEKFDAIIEEKGYANRSEAIRDLVRDFIVRHEWEEGDKEVAGTITIVYNHDEADVVKELLDMQHDYVNEIISSLHVHMDEHNCLEVIVVKGKASRIKRIAERLISLKGVKHGKLVMTTTGRELV; this comes from the coding sequence GTGAGGATAATCCGTTTTGGTGTCTCGATGCCGGAAGATCTCCTAGAAAAGTTTGATGCCATTATAGAGGAAAAGGGATACGCTAACAGAAGTGAGGCTATTAGGGATTTGGTGAGGGATTTCATAGTTAGACACGAGTGGGAGGAAGGGGATAAGGAAGTTGCCGGAACTATAACCATTGTTTACAACCATGATGAGGCCGATGTGGTGAAAGAACTCCTTGACATGCAGCACGATTATGTGAATGAAATTATCTCAAGCCTTCACGTTCATATGGACGAGCACAATTGCCTCGAGGTCATTGTAGTTAAGGGAAAAGCTAGCAGGATAAAGAGAATAGCCGAGAGGCTAATTAGCCTGAAAGGGGTAAAGCATGGAAAGCTAGTCATGACCACTACGGGCAGAGAACTGGTATGA
- a CDS encoding gamma-glutamyl-gamma-aminobutyrate hydrolase family protein — protein MKPIIGIVASFDWETGALTINDTYVKRIREAGGIPVAIPPLLGITDVIEAIDGLIIPEGPDIHPKYYGDTLSDKIEWLDIQRDEFELTLIKAALEKDLPMLGIGRGAQAINVALGGSLYQDVSEIPKAIRHNWLKNGKFLVHPAAKVHEVRIKLDSLLFEILRENLNVESTSEVFIGVNSFHHQAIKKLGNDVKPVAYAEDGIIEAIEVEGRFAIGVQWLAEYLDEMEPLFRALVKKALEYKKKKLGLLDPKNNSIDLPVEEL, from the coding sequence ATGAAACCGATCATTGGAATTGTGGCTTCCTTTGACTGGGAAACCGGTGCCCTTACCATAAACGACACTTACGTCAAAAGGATTAGAGAAGCCGGTGGGATACCTGTTGCAATTCCACCGCTTTTGGGAATAACAGATGTTATCGAGGCGATAGATGGGCTTATAATTCCCGAAGGTCCTGATATTCACCCAAAGTACTATGGGGACACTCTCTCTGATAAAATAGAATGGCTTGATATACAGAGGGATGAATTTGAACTTACATTAATTAAAGCCGCCTTAGAGAAAGATTTGCCCATGCTGGGAATAGGTAGGGGAGCACAGGCGATAAATGTTGCCCTAGGAGGTAGTTTGTATCAAGACGTTAGCGAAATCCCAAAAGCCATAAGGCACAATTGGCTTAAAAACGGAAAATTCTTGGTACATCCCGCTGCAAAGGTTCATGAAGTGAGGATAAAGCTGGATTCTCTGCTCTTTGAGATACTTAGGGAAAACCTGAATGTTGAGTCCACGAGCGAGGTTTTTATAGGGGTTAACAGCTTCCATCACCAGGCTATTAAGAAACTTGGAAATGATGTAAAACCGGTGGCATATGCAGAGGATGGAATAATAGAGGCCATTGAAGTGGAAGGAAGGTTTGCAATAGGAGTTCAGTGGCTGGCTGAGTACCTTGACGAGATGGAACCACTTTTTAGGGCTCTTGTAAAGAAAGCTCTTGAATACAAAAAGAAAAAACTTGGCCTTCTAGATCCTAAAAACAATTCAATAGATCTCCCCGTGGAGGAGCTGTAA
- a CDS encoding LamB/YcsF family protein, translating to MRVDLNSDLGESFGRYKLGLDEEVMKYITSANVACGWHAGDPMVMRRTVTLAKELNVAVGAHPGYPDLMGFGRRYMDITREEARNYILYQVGALYAFVKAEGLELQHVKPHGALYNALVKDEELARGILEGIADFDKKLIFVGLSMSKPLEIAEEMGLKVAHEVFADRAYNPDGTLVSRRKPGAVIHDKELIAERVISMVKDGGVKAINGEWVELKADTICVHGDNPQAVEITAYIRKRLEEEGVKVVPMGKFV from the coding sequence ATGAGAGTAGACCTCAACTCTGACCTTGGTGAAAGCTTTGGGAGGTATAAGCTGGGTCTTGATGAAGAGGTTATGAAGTACATAACATCGGCAAACGTTGCATGCGGCTGGCATGCTGGCGATCCAATGGTAATGAGAAGAACTGTAACACTTGCCAAAGAGCTGAACGTCGCTGTTGGGGCACATCCGGGTTATCCAGACTTAATGGGTTTTGGAAGGAGGTACATGGACATAACGAGGGAGGAGGCAAGGAACTACATTCTCTACCAGGTCGGGGCATTATATGCGTTCGTGAAGGCCGAAGGGCTGGAGCTCCAGCACGTTAAGCCCCATGGAGCACTTTACAACGCTCTGGTTAAAGACGAAGAGCTTGCAAGGGGAATCCTAGAGGGAATTGCAGATTTCGACAAGAAGCTTATTTTCGTTGGGCTCTCAATGTCAAAGCCATTGGAGATTGCAGAAGAGATGGGGCTAAAAGTAGCCCACGAAGTGTTCGCCGATAGGGCATACAATCCAGATGGAACCCTCGTCTCAAGAAGAAAGCCGGGAGCAGTTATTCATGATAAAGAGCTTATAGCCGAGAGAGTAATCTCAATGGTCAAAGACGGGGGTGTTAAAGCTATTAACGGCGAATGGGTTGAGCTCAAAGCGGACACAATCTGCGTTCATGGAGACAATCCTCAAGCTGTTGAGATAACAGCATACATAAGAAAGCGCCTCGAAGAAGAGGGAGTGAAAGTCGTTCCTATGGGAAAGTTTGTTTAG
- a CDS encoding Nre family DNA repair protein, whose protein sequence is MKLDPSLCILCRGRGWCGLAYCPAIARARATLRIRRSVSSKVIEGSTPPSVFVGRIGYPYVRIGPATPPLMGDTSVFDFPEMWINRKIEDILEYRWSLITGIKIANVKKPEDRLIEELRLLAMSSKPVDIELALKKPPRPFMTFSEQEPPQGPRSPLANMKVIGNPSIPRPVEKVYDDTDLPAFDAVVSLYESGLPVSYIQKIFSTGAFGIKKQRRLVPTRWSITAVDSVLCKKLIKEIKEYNPLNEILVFRYRVHENLFIAILYPAKWSYEWMEAWWPGSTWNPGLDNVVIEGDYEDYHGRTSYPSIGGCYYASMLATLEYLKRIKRQATAILLREIYPGFKIPVGVWFVRESVRAMFNSPPVLKTDSLDEVLEFLEKETKLRSNRWFSSSVLLRRIRFTRPIDEFLKKD, encoded by the coding sequence ATGAAGTTGGATCCTAGTTTATGTATATTGTGCAGAGGCCGAGGATGGTGCGGCCTTGCATACTGCCCCGCAATAGCAAGAGCTCGGGCCACTTTACGAATTAGGCGCTCTGTTTCTTCAAAAGTTATTGAAGGTTCAACGCCTCCATCGGTCTTTGTTGGTAGAATTGGTTATCCATACGTGAGAATAGGACCGGCGACACCTCCCTTGATGGGGGATACGAGCGTTTTTGATTTTCCTGAGATGTGGATTAATAGAAAAATAGAGGATATTCTCGAATATCGCTGGAGCCTGATCACGGGGATCAAAATAGCAAACGTCAAAAAGCCGGAAGACAGACTTATAGAGGAGTTAAGACTTTTGGCCATGAGTTCCAAGCCCGTTGATATTGAACTTGCCCTTAAAAAACCACCGAGGCCTTTCATGACGTTCAGTGAGCAAGAGCCACCGCAGGGACCACGATCGCCCCTTGCAAACATGAAGGTCATTGGAAATCCCTCAATTCCAAGGCCTGTAGAGAAAGTCTATGATGATACAGATTTGCCGGCATTTGATGCCGTTGTTAGCCTTTATGAATCGGGATTACCTGTTTCATATATACAGAAGATATTCAGCACCGGTGCATTTGGAATTAAAAAACAGAGAAGACTCGTCCCCACAAGGTGGAGCATTACTGCCGTGGATAGCGTGCTCTGTAAAAAGCTCATCAAGGAGATAAAAGAATACAATCCACTAAATGAGATCCTTGTGTTTAGATATCGAGTTCACGAGAATCTCTTTATTGCCATTTTATACCCAGCAAAATGGAGTTATGAATGGATGGAGGCTTGGTGGCCCGGCTCCACTTGGAATCCAGGTTTGGATAATGTTGTTATCGAAGGGGATTACGAGGATTACCACGGGAGGACAAGCTATCCAAGCATAGGTGGCTGTTACTACGCAAGCATGCTTGCGACTCTCGAATATCTGAAGAGAATAAAACGGCAAGCCACTGCGATACTTCTTAGAGAGATTTATCCCGGCTTTAAGATACCAGTTGGTGTATGGTTTGTTAGGGAAAGCGTTAGGGCAATGTTTAATTCTCCACCTGTTTTGAAGACAGACAGCCTAGATGAAGTTTTGGAGTTTTTAGAAAAAGAAACAAAGCTTAGAAGTAATAGATGGTTCTCTTCTTCAGTGCTCTTGAGAAGAATACGATTCACTAGACCCATTGACGAGTTTTTGAAGAAAGATTGA
- a CDS encoding PPC domain-containing DNA-binding protein → MKFSRGRNFLFRIPEGKEFLSAVNEFAKKHNVLIGTISAIGTLKNPKIGYFEEEKGQYKVIELEGTYELVSALGNISIKDDEPFAHIHVSLGDKEGKLFGGHLIEGEVFVAEVYIQELLGEPLIRKPRENGLALWDAEEE, encoded by the coding sequence ATGAAGTTTTCAAGGGGTAGAAACTTTCTGTTTAGAATACCTGAAGGAAAGGAGTTTTTGAGTGCTGTAAATGAATTTGCAAAAAAGCACAACGTGTTGATTGGAACTATCAGTGCAATTGGAACCCTCAAAAATCCAAAAATCGGATATTTTGAAGAGGAGAAGGGACAATACAAGGTAATTGAGTTAGAAGGAACCTACGAACTGGTATCTGCCTTGGGAAATATAAGCATAAAAGACGATGAGCCCTTTGCCCATATTCACGTGAGTCTAGGTGATAAAGAGGGAAAACTATTTGGCGGCCACTTGATTGAGGGGGAAGTTTTTGTCGCTGAAGTTTACATTCAGGAGCTCCTTGGTGAACCTCTAATAAGAAAGCCCCGAGAAAATGGGTTGGCTCTATGGGATGCTGAAGAAGAGTGA
- a CDS encoding flavoprotein, whose translation MRVAWGISGAGHLLLESIEVLEKLKDKHEIKIFLSSAGEEVARMYGVLERIGSFPLVRESKQGHSFPSCGAFNLGKFDVFVISPATSNTVAKIRLGIADSLLSCCASQALKSRVPLILIPTDSKPVVETKAPNGEIFKIYPRKIDLEHLEALRKEGVVVLDHPYDVEKALERFL comes from the coding sequence GTGAGAGTGGCATGGGGAATCAGTGGGGCTGGGCACTTGCTTCTGGAAAGTATTGAGGTACTAGAAAAATTAAAGGACAAGCATGAGATCAAAATATTCCTATCCTCGGCTGGAGAAGAGGTAGCCAGAATGTATGGAGTTCTCGAAAGGATAGGAAGCTTTCCTCTCGTTAGGGAATCCAAACAGGGGCATTCGTTTCCTTCATGTGGCGCTTTTAATCTGGGTAAATTTGACGTCTTTGTAATATCCCCCGCAACTTCAAACACGGTTGCAAAGATAAGATTGGGCATAGCAGACTCTTTGCTTTCATGCTGTGCATCTCAAGCCTTGAAAAGTAGAGTGCCGTTAATACTAATCCCAACAGATTCCAAGCCAGTTGTGGAAACCAAAGCCCCTAACGGGGAAATCTTTAAAATCTATCCGCGCAAAATTGATCTTGAGCATCTCGAAGCGTTAAGAAAAGAAGGGGTAGTAGTTCTTGATCACCCTTACGATGTGGAAAAAGCTTTAGAGCGGTTTTTGTGA